From one Paenibacillus sp. FSL K6-1330 genomic stretch:
- a CDS encoding (Fe-S)-binding protein — translation MFLTLINALLFVLITGWAVYMFATVVYRRYLYIRLGKPANLKKDLKERLSQFAIQVFGQSKLFKDRKSGIMHFIVFYGFIILQFGALDIIWKGLSGHSLPIPGHAGFILMQEITVALILLAIGYAAYRRYGEKLKRLKRGWKPSIVVFFITTLMASVLLTMAFERLMEGLAWSAMAPISSSVAAVFAWMPPVAVTVCYYLFWWLHLLILLSFLIYVPQSKHFHLITAPINILVRRTDPPGKLSKLDLEDEEAEEFGVGKIEDFTQKQMLDFYACVECGRCTNVCPASNTGKLLSPMHMIVKLRDHLTEKGAALTSKSAWMPASVFGSPGVHTMAATDLALVGWKGEGVTDIGPTMDVQKRSWHQVEGVDPKDIQLIGGVMTEEEIWACTTCRNCEDQCPVANEHVDKIVDLRRHLVLMEGSVPQEGQRAMQNIERQGNPWGISRADRSKWVKEVDPEGTLDLKIPTVKENPDFDVLFFVGSMGSYDNRSRKITKAFVRLMNEAGVNFAILGNEEKNSGDTPRRMGNEFLFQQLCTENIETFQKYDVKRIVTACPHTFNILKNEYPEFGLEAEVIHHTELLDQLVKEGRLQPKYQVQEKITYHDSCYLGRYNDVYDQPRSVLRAIPGVELLEMERNRENGMCCGAGGGQMWMEEDAGKRVNLARTEQALAVSPTMISSACPFCLTMLEDGTKLKEVEESVKTRDIAEILELSVFGLSEIHEQEVVVQ, via the coding sequence ATGTTTCTAACCTTAATCAACGCACTGCTCTTTGTCTTGATCACCGGTTGGGCGGTGTACATGTTCGCCACCGTAGTGTATCGCCGGTACCTGTATATCCGTTTGGGCAAGCCAGCGAATCTGAAGAAGGACCTGAAGGAACGCCTGAGCCAATTCGCTATCCAGGTATTCGGACAGAGCAAGCTCTTTAAGGACCGCAAGAGCGGCATCATGCACTTTATCGTTTTTTACGGATTTATCATTTTACAGTTCGGTGCGCTCGACATCATCTGGAAGGGATTGTCCGGCCACAGCCTGCCGATCCCGGGGCACGCCGGCTTTATCCTTATGCAGGAGATTACGGTTGCGCTGATCCTGCTCGCTATCGGTTATGCGGCCTATCGCCGCTATGGCGAGAAGCTGAAACGGCTCAAGCGGGGCTGGAAGCCAAGCATTGTCGTGTTTTTCATCACCACGCTGATGGCTTCGGTGCTGCTGACGATGGCTTTTGAACGGCTCATGGAAGGACTGGCGTGGTCGGCAATGGCCCCGATCTCATCCAGCGTTGCGGCCGTGTTTGCCTGGATGCCGCCGGTGGCGGTGACGGTTTGTTATTACCTGTTCTGGTGGCTGCACCTGTTGATTCTGTTGTCTTTCCTCATCTATGTGCCGCAATCGAAGCATTTTCACCTCATTACAGCGCCGATCAACATTCTGGTCCGCCGAACCGATCCCCCGGGCAAGCTCAGCAAGCTGGATCTGGAGGATGAAGAGGCGGAGGAATTCGGGGTAGGCAAAATCGAGGACTTCACGCAGAAGCAGATGCTCGATTTCTATGCCTGCGTCGAGTGTGGAAGGTGCACCAATGTATGCCCGGCATCGAATACAGGCAAGCTGCTGTCGCCGATGCATATGATTGTGAAGCTTAGGGATCATCTCACGGAAAAAGGTGCCGCGCTCACCTCCAAATCAGCGTGGATGCCAGCCTCGGTGTTTGGATCGCCCGGCGTCCATACAATGGCTGCGACAGATCTGGCGCTTGTTGGCTGGAAGGGCGAGGGCGTTACCGATATCGGTCCGACGATGGACGTGCAGAAGCGCTCTTGGCATCAGGTCGAGGGCGTAGACCCGAAGGACATTCAATTGATCGGCGGCGTCATGACGGAAGAAGAGATTTGGGCGTGCACGACCTGTCGCAACTGCGAGGATCAGTGCCCGGTCGCGAATGAGCATGTTGACAAAATCGTGGATCTTCGGCGTCATCTCGTTCTAATGGAGGGCAGCGTGCCGCAGGAAGGCCAGCGCGCGATGCAAAACATCGAGCGACAAGGCAACCCTTGGGGAATCAGCCGCGCGGACCGGAGCAAGTGGGTGAAGGAGGTCGACCCGGAAGGGACGTTGGATCTGAAGATTCCGACCGTGAAGGAAAACCCGGATTTCGACGTGCTGTTCTTTGTCGGCTCCATGGGCTCTTACGACAATCGCAGCCGCAAGATCACCAAGGCTTTTGTCCGGCTTATGAATGAAGCGGGTGTCAACTTCGCCATTCTCGGCAACGAGGAGAAGAATTCGGGCGATACGCCGCGCCGCATGGGCAATGAATTTCTGTTCCAGCAGCTGTGCACGGAGAACATCGAGACATTCCAGAAATACGATGTGAAACGAATCGTTACAGCTTGTCCGCATACCTTCAATATTTTGAAGAACGAGTACCCGGAGTTTGGGCTTGAAGCCGAGGTCATTCATCATACGGAGCTGCTGGACCAGCTGGTGAAGGAAGGGCGTCTTCAGCCTAAATATCAGGTTCAGGAGAAAATTACTTATCATGACTCCTGCTACCTGGGACGGTATAACGATGTGTACGATCAGCCGCGCAGCGTGCTTCGCGCCATTCCTGGCGTTGAGCTCCTGGAAATGGAGCGGAATCGCGAGAACGGGATGTGCTGCGGGGCCGGCGGCGGGCAGATGTGGATGGAGGAAGACGCGGGCAAGCGCGTGAATCTGGCACGCACCGAGCAGGCGCTTGCCGTATCCCCGACGATGATCAGTTCAGCCTGTCCGTTCTGTCTGACGATGCTGGAGGACGGCACGAAGCTGAAGGAAGTGGAAGAAAGCGTAAAAACGCGAGATATCGCGGAAATCCTGGAGTTATCCGTATTCGGTCTATCCGAAATCCATGAACAGGAGGTCGTTGTGCAATGA
- a CDS encoding 3-hydroxyacyl-CoA dehydrogenase NAD-binding domain-containing protein yields the protein MSNTITKESVSGSGIASRNITKAAVIGSGVMGSGIAAHLANAGIPCLLLDIVPSSLTAEEEKAGLSLDHPKVRNRLASKAIAALPKSSTAPLYSADFVGRITPGNTEDHLSQLKDVDWIIEVVTERLEIKKSIFKQIESVRKEGSIVSTNTSGISVNAMVEDCSEEFRSHFLGTHFFNPPRHMKLLEIIPGFDTDPDITKFMVDFCTKRLGKGVVLAKDTPNFISNRIGTYGLLVTLQEMVKNSYTVEEVDAATGPVLGRPKSATFRTLDLVGIDTFVHVARNVYDSVPDGNEKDVFTVPDVMNELVTRGWIGEKGGQGFYKKVKSEQGSKILSLNLSTMEYNPSAKVSSASIEAAKAVKGAKRKIKAFLGTQDRYSELAWNVLKQVLVYAADKLGEIADSIQDIDNAMKWGFNWELGPFETWDLIGLPESVQRMEAEGMTVPAWVKDWIAAGNKSFYQQKDGEVFHYFKGEYKGVEVQPELISLQALKSQNRVIRSNTGANLIDIGDGVACLEFTSPNNAIGADILVMIQQSVEEVRANYRGLVLANEGRNFCVGANLMLMLMEAQSGDWDEVDDIIRLFQGSMMKLKALEKPVVAAPHRMTLGGGVEACLPADRIIFSAETYFGLVETGVGLIPAGGGCKELALMTSNRHPDKDSDLQPEINKIFEMVAMAKASTSGHEAIRMGYGRSGDSVVMNQDYRIYEAKQAVLEMDRAGYVPPQPGKARVVGRDGRAVLQMGAIDMKRSGYISDHDLLIAKKLAHILTGGDVPAGTVVSEQHLLDLEREAFLSLLGEVKTQQRMQHMLAKGKPLRN from the coding sequence ATGAGTAATACCATTACCAAGGAATCCGTCAGCGGTTCCGGTATCGCCAGTCGAAACATAACCAAAGCCGCCGTGATCGGCTCGGGCGTCATGGGGTCGGGGATCGCCGCCCATCTCGCCAACGCAGGCATTCCCTGCCTGCTGCTCGACATCGTTCCGAGTTCCTTAACCGCGGAAGAGGAAAAAGCCGGATTGTCGCTGGATCATCCGAAGGTACGAAACAGGCTGGCCTCCAAAGCGATTGCCGCTCTCCCTAAATCCAGCACGGCTCCGCTGTACAGCGCTGATTTTGTGGGCCGGATCACCCCGGGCAATACCGAGGATCATCTGAGCCAGCTGAAGGACGTGGACTGGATCATTGAGGTGGTCACGGAGCGTCTGGAAATCAAGAAAAGCATCTTCAAACAGATTGAGAGCGTGCGTAAAGAAGGATCGATCGTCAGCACGAATACCTCCGGCATTTCCGTTAATGCGATGGTCGAGGACTGCAGCGAGGAATTTCGCAGCCACTTCCTGGGGACCCATTTCTTTAATCCGCCGCGTCATATGAAGCTGCTGGAGATTATCCCGGGCTTTGATACCGATCCGGACATTACGAAGTTTATGGTTGATTTCTGCACGAAGCGCCTTGGTAAAGGGGTTGTGCTGGCGAAAGATACGCCGAACTTCATCTCGAACCGGATCGGCACCTACGGGCTCCTGGTCACATTGCAAGAGATGGTGAAGAACAGTTATACCGTGGAGGAAGTCGATGCAGCCACCGGTCCTGTTCTCGGGCGTCCGAAGAGCGCCACCTTCCGTACGCTGGATCTGGTCGGCATCGATACGTTTGTCCATGTGGCCAGAAATGTGTACGACTCCGTTCCGGACGGGAACGAGAAGGATGTGTTCACGGTTCCCGATGTCATGAATGAACTCGTCACCCGCGGCTGGATCGGTGAGAAGGGCGGCCAGGGATTCTATAAAAAAGTAAAGAGCGAACAAGGCAGCAAAATCTTATCGCTTAACCTATCCACGATGGAGTATAATCCGAGCGCCAAAGTGAGCTCTGCTTCCATCGAAGCCGCCAAAGCGGTGAAGGGAGCCAAGAGAAAGATCAAGGCATTCCTCGGTACGCAGGACCGTTACTCGGAACTGGCTTGGAATGTATTGAAGCAAGTGCTTGTCTATGCGGCCGATAAGTTGGGAGAAATCGCCGATTCCATTCAGGACATTGACAACGCAATGAAATGGGGTTTCAACTGGGAGCTCGGTCCATTCGAGACGTGGGATCTGATCGGACTGCCTGAATCCGTGCAGCGTATGGAAGCAGAGGGCATGACGGTTCCGGCTTGGGTGAAGGATTGGATTGCCGCCGGCAACAAGTCCTTCTATCAGCAGAAGGACGGCGAGGTGTTCCATTATTTCAAAGGTGAGTATAAGGGCGTTGAGGTTCAGCCTGAGCTGATCTCGCTGCAAGCACTCAAATCGCAAAACCGGGTCATTCGCTCGAACACGGGGGCGAACCTGATCGACATTGGGGATGGCGTAGCGTGTCTTGAATTCACTTCCCCGAACAATGCAATCGGTGCCGATATTCTGGTCATGATCCAGCAGAGCGTAGAAGAGGTTCGGGCGAATTATCGCGGGCTGGTGCTCGCGAACGAAGGCCGCAACTTCTGCGTCGGCGCCAATCTGATGCTCATGCTGATGGAAGCGCAGAGCGGCGACTGGGATGAGGTGGATGACATCATCCGTCTGTTCCAGGGCAGCATGATGAAGCTGAAAGCGCTGGAGAAGCCGGTTGTGGCTGCACCTCACCGGATGACACTTGGCGGCGGCGTGGAAGCATGCCTGCCGGCCGACCGGATCATCTTCTCGGCGGAGACCTATTTCGGCCTGGTGGAGACGGGCGTGGGCCTCATTCCGGCAGGCGGCGGCTGCAAGGAGCTGGCGCTCATGACCAGCAACCGTCATCCCGACAAGGACAGCGACCTCCAGCCGGAGATCAACAAAATCTTCGAGATGGTGGCGATGGCGAAGGCGTCAACCAGCGGACATGAAGCGATCCGCATGGGTTATGGGCGCAGCGGGGATTCGGTGGTCATGAACCAGGACTACCGGATTTATGAAGCGAAGCAGGCGGTATTAGAGATGGACCGGGCAGGCTATGTTCCGCCGCAGCCGGGCAAAGCCCGCGTTGTTGGCCGTGATGGCCGGGCCGTGCTCCAGATGGGCGCCATCGACATGAAGCGCAGCGGTTATATCAGCGATCACGATCTGTTGATCGCGAAGAAGCTGGCGCACATCCTGACGGGCGGCGATGTTCCTGCGGGAACCGTGGTGAGCGAGCAGCATCTGCTCGACCTGGAGCGCGAAGCCTTCCTCAGCCTGCTCGGCGAGGTCAAGACCCAGCAGCGCATGCAGCATATGCTGGCGAAAGGCAAGCCGCTGCGGAATTAG
- a CDS encoding acetyl-CoA C-acyltransferase produces the protein MREAVIVSLARTPVGKAKKGSFAQTRVEDLGKAVLEAVIERAPGLKKEDVEDIILGCAMPEGEQGLNVARIISLYAGYPVTVPALTVNRFCSSGLQAIAFAAERIMLGYAEVIVAGGVESMSHVPMTGFKPAPHPTIVEEMSEVYIGMGHTAEEVARRFGITREAQDAFAASSHRKAAAAISEGKFRDEIVPVNVTLAAADEQGKVRSKTFAFDTDEGVRPDTTPDVLGKLKPAFALGGSVTAGNASQTSDGAAAVAVMSREKAEQLGLTPLATFKSFALAGVEPEIMGVGPVEAIPKALRMAGIELDQVDVFEINEAFASQCLHIIRALGIDESKVNVNGGAIALGHPLGCTGAKLTVSLVSELARRGGGYGVVSMCIGGGMGAAGVFEVHAAGA, from the coding sequence ATGAGAGAAGCAGTCATAGTATCCCTTGCCCGTACTCCGGTGGGGAAGGCGAAGAAGGGCAGTTTTGCCCAGACGCGCGTGGAGGATCTCGGCAAAGCCGTACTGGAAGCCGTCATTGAGCGTGCGCCGGGCCTGAAAAAAGAGGACGTCGAGGACATCATCCTCGGCTGCGCGATGCCGGAAGGCGAGCAAGGCCTGAATGTCGCGCGGATTATCTCGCTGTATGCGGGATATCCCGTGACGGTACCCGCGCTGACCGTCAATCGTTTCTGTTCCTCGGGACTTCAGGCGATCGCTTTCGCGGCGGAGCGCATTATGCTCGGTTATGCCGAGGTGATCGTCGCTGGCGGCGTCGAGAGCATGAGCCATGTGCCGATGACCGGCTTCAAGCCGGCGCCGCATCCGACGATTGTCGAAGAGATGTCAGAGGTGTACATCGGCATGGGGCATACCGCGGAAGAGGTGGCTCGCCGCTTCGGCATCACCCGCGAGGCGCAGGATGCCTTCGCGGCCAGCAGTCACCGTAAAGCTGCCGCCGCTATCTCCGAAGGCAAGTTCCGGGACGAGATCGTACCGGTGAACGTAACGCTGGCTGCGGCCGACGAGCAGGGCAAGGTGCGCAGCAAAACCTTTGCCTTTGATACGGATGAAGGGGTTCGGCCGGACACGACTCCGGATGTGCTGGGCAAACTGAAGCCGGCCTTTGCCCTCGGAGGCTCAGTTACCGCGGGTAACGCGTCGCAGACGAGTGACGGCGCGGCGGCGGTTGCCGTTATGAGCCGCGAGAAAGCGGAGCAGCTGGGCCTTACCCCGCTGGCTACCTTCAAGTCGTTTGCCCTGGCAGGCGTAGAGCCGGAAATTATGGGCGTCGGCCCCGTCGAAGCGATCCCGAAGGCGCTGCGCATGGCGGGGATCGAGCTGGATCAAGTGGATGTGTTCGAGATTAACGAAGCGTTCGCTTCGCAATGCCTCCACATCATTCGCGCTTTGGGTATCGACGAGAGCAAAGTCAACGTCAATGGCGGCGCCATTGCGCTCGGCCATCCGCTCGGCTGCACCGGTGCCAAGCTGACCGTCAGCCTCGTCTCCGAGCTCGCCCGCCGCGGCGGCGGCTACGGCGTCGTGAGCATGTGTATCGGCGGCGGTATGGGCGCCGCGGGGGTGTTCGAGGTGCACGCCGCAGGGGCGTAA
- a CDS encoding acyl-CoA dehydrogenase family protein produces the protein MSDNQTKEPKIKGGSFVIDNPDMQRILTPEDFTEEHRMIGETVRDFIDGEIVPHDEELEKLNYEMTVDLLRKAGELGLLGADVPEPFGGIGLDKVSSTIINENLAKGSSFALSFGAHVGIGTLPIVFFGTTEQKQKYLPDLSTGAKIAAYCLTEPTSGSDALGAKTTARLTDDGDYYILNGSKLYITNAGFADIFIVYAKIDGEHFTAFIVEKEMEGFTLGPEEKKMGIKGSSTRPLFFEDVKVPKENLLGEIGKGHRIAFNILNIGRYKLAAGTVGAAKESIELSAKYANTRKQFDTPISQFPLMRKKLAEMNITTFVMESMVYRTAGLLEEAMQDIDYNNEDAGIHSAAAISDYAIECSINKVYCSEGLDNVADEAVQIHGGYGYIQEYKVERIYRDSRINRIFEGTNEINRLLIPGTLVKKAMKGEIALLQKAQGLQGELLQLVPGQTFEGTLEQEAHFLDMSKKIFLLAGGLAVQKFGTKLEKEQEALSNLADMMIDIYALESALLRTRKQIERTSEEKAASMIEMTQVFAYEAFQRIEALAKETLASVETGDMLRMQLSVLKKLTRSTPVDTVALKRSIAARVVKNERYTV, from the coding sequence ATGAGCGATAACCAAACCAAAGAACCGAAAATCAAAGGCGGCAGCTTTGTCATCGATAATCCCGATATGCAGCGCATCCTGACACCTGAGGATTTCACGGAAGAGCACCGCATGATCGGCGAGACGGTGCGTGATTTTATCGATGGGGAAATCGTGCCGCACGATGAAGAGCTGGAGAAGCTCAATTACGAGATGACGGTAGATTTGCTTCGCAAAGCAGGCGAGCTGGGCCTGCTCGGGGCCGATGTGCCGGAGCCGTTCGGCGGGATCGGTCTGGATAAAGTCAGCTCCACGATTATTAACGAAAACTTGGCGAAGGGATCGTCCTTCGCGCTTTCCTTCGGGGCTCATGTCGGGATCGGTACACTGCCGATCGTGTTCTTCGGCACGACCGAGCAGAAACAGAAGTACCTGCCGGATCTGTCGACTGGCGCGAAAATCGCGGCTTATTGCTTGACGGAGCCAACCTCCGGCTCGGATGCGCTGGGTGCCAAAACGACGGCACGCCTGACCGACGACGGAGACTATTATATTTTGAACGGATCGAAGCTATATATAACTAACGCCGGATTTGCGGATATCTTTATCGTCTACGCCAAGATTGACGGAGAGCACTTCACCGCGTTCATTGTCGAGAAGGAGATGGAAGGCTTTACACTCGGACCGGAGGAGAAGAAGATGGGCATCAAGGGCTCATCGACGCGTCCGCTCTTTTTCGAAGATGTGAAGGTGCCGAAGGAGAACCTGCTCGGCGAGATCGGCAAAGGCCACCGGATTGCATTTAACATCCTCAACATCGGAAGGTATAAATTGGCAGCCGGCACCGTCGGTGCGGCAAAGGAATCCATCGAGCTGAGCGCGAAATATGCTAACACCCGTAAACAGTTCGATACGCCCATCTCGCAGTTCCCGCTCATGCGCAAGAAGCTGGCCGAGATGAACATCACCACCTTCGTGATGGAAAGTATGGTGTACCGTACGGCAGGTCTGCTGGAGGAAGCGATGCAGGACATCGATTACAACAACGAGGATGCCGGAATCCACTCGGCTGCCGCGATCTCCGACTATGCCATTGAATGCTCGATCAACAAGGTGTACTGTTCGGAAGGACTGGATAACGTAGCAGACGAAGCGGTGCAGATTCACGGGGGCTATGGGTATATCCAAGAGTACAAAGTAGAACGCATCTATCGGGACTCCCGCATCAACCGCATCTTTGAAGGCACGAACGAGATCAACCGGCTCCTGATTCCGGGCACGCTCGTGAAGAAGGCCATGAAAGGTGAAATCGCACTCCTGCAAAAAGCGCAAGGTCTCCAGGGTGAGCTGCTGCAGCTGGTACCTGGTCAAACCTTTGAAGGCACACTGGAGCAGGAAGCGCACTTCCTGGACATGAGCAAGAAGATTTTCCTCCTCGCAGGCGGCTTGGCGGTACAGAAGTTCGGCACGAAGCTGGAGAAAGAGCAGGAGGCCTTGTCTAATCTGGCGGATATGATGATTGATATTTATGCCCTCGAGAGTGCGCTGCTGCGTACCCGCAAGCAAATCGAACGCACCTCGGAGGAAAAGGCAGCCAGCATGATCGAGATGACGCAGGTGTTTGCATACGAGGCGTTCCAGCGCATTGAAGCACTCGCAAAAGAGACGCTGGCCTCGGTGGAAACCGGTGATATGCTCCGCATGCAGCTGTCGGTGCTCAAGAAACTGACACGCAGCACGCCGGTCGATACGGTGGCCCTCAAGCGCAGCATCGCGGCCCGTGTCGTCAAGAACGAACGGTACACCGTGTAG
- a CDS encoding long-chain fatty acid--CoA ligase, whose translation MDTKPWLPFYPPEVAPAFDYPKQNLASFLVTSAQKFPNRPAMYFMGKTINYRSLLESSYRMANALRSKGIKKGDRVAIMLPNCPQVVISYYGVLLAGAVAVMTNPLYMEREIAHQMKDSGAKIIITMDMFVSRVEKVIEETELEHMIVTSVADYLPFPKNLLYPIKAKKEGPLPVVNYGSRVHAFKKLLASAPNDPICESVKAEKDLALLQYTGGTTGVPKGVMLTHMNLIANTVQSANWCFQVEDGKERYLAVLPCFHVFGLTVLLNQAIYRAGMLILVPKFEVTMILNLIKKMKPTLFPGAPTMYIALINHSRIKEYDLSSINACVSGSAGLPVEVQDKFEELTKGRLIEGYGLTEASPVTHVNPIWGRRKIGTIGLPVPDTDAKVVDPDTGEEMPVGEPGELIVKGPQVMMGYWNRPEDTFDTLRNGWLFTGDMATMDEEGYFTIIDRKKDMIIASGFNIYPREIEEVLYEHPSVKEAVVVGTKDDYRGETVRAYIVLKDGASPDPSGLEKFCRSQLAAYKVPREYVFRDSLPKTMVGKVLRRKLLEEEEEGRTG comes from the coding sequence ATGGATACAAAGCCTTGGCTGCCGTTTTATCCGCCCGAAGTAGCCCCCGCTTTTGATTATCCGAAACAGAATTTGGCATCATTTCTCGTGACGTCGGCACAGAAATTTCCGAATCGGCCGGCCATGTATTTCATGGGCAAAACGATCAACTATAGGAGTCTGCTGGAGTCGTCCTATCGTATGGCGAACGCGCTCCGCAGCAAAGGGATTAAGAAGGGCGACCGGGTAGCGATTATGCTGCCCAACTGCCCACAGGTAGTGATTTCGTATTATGGCGTGCTGCTCGCAGGAGCCGTGGCCGTTATGACCAACCCGCTCTATATGGAGCGGGAAATTGCACATCAGATGAAGGATTCCGGAGCTAAGATCATCATCACGATGGATATGTTTGTGTCCCGCGTTGAAAAAGTCATCGAGGAGACGGAACTGGAGCATATGATCGTCACATCTGTGGCGGATTATCTACCATTCCCCAAGAATCTCCTCTACCCGATCAAAGCCAAGAAGGAGGGTCCCCTTCCGGTCGTCAACTATGGAAGCCGCGTTCATGCCTTTAAAAAGCTGCTTGCCAGTGCGCCGAATGACCCGATCTGCGAATCCGTGAAGGCGGAGAAGGACTTGGCCCTGCTCCAGTATACCGGCGGCACGACCGGTGTTCCCAAAGGCGTCATGCTGACGCATATGAATCTGATCGCCAATACTGTGCAGTCTGCGAACTGGTGCTTTCAGGTGGAGGATGGGAAGGAGCGGTATTTGGCGGTTCTCCCCTGTTTTCACGTATTCGGGTTGACCGTACTGCTTAACCAGGCGATCTACCGTGCCGGCATGCTGATATTGGTACCGAAGTTCGAAGTGACGATGATTCTGAACCTGATCAAAAAAATGAAGCCGACGCTCTTCCCGGGCGCGCCGACCATGTATATTGCACTGATTAATCATTCACGGATCAAGGAATATGACCTGTCTTCGATCAATGCTTGCGTCAGCGGCTCTGCCGGGCTTCCGGTCGAGGTGCAGGATAAGTTCGAGGAACTGACCAAAGGGCGGCTGATCGAAGGCTACGGCCTGACCGAAGCGTCCCCGGTTACCCATGTGAATCCGATCTGGGGAAGGCGCAAAATCGGTACCATCGGCTTACCTGTCCCGGATACGGACGCCAAGGTGGTCGATCCCGATACGGGCGAAGAAATGCCGGTCGGCGAGCCTGGCGAGCTGATCGTGAAAGGACCGCAGGTGATGATGGGGTACTGGAACCGGCCGGAGGACACGTTCGACACGCTGCGCAACGGCTGGCTGTTCACGGGCGATATGGCAACGATGGACGAAGAGGGGTATTTTACGATCATCGACCGCAAGAAAGACATGATCATTGCAAGCGGTTTCAATATATACCCTCGGGAGATCGAGGAAGTGCTGTATGAGCATCCATCCGTGAAGGAAGCCGTCGTGGTCGGAACGAAGGACGATTATCGCGGCGAAACCGTGAGAGCTTATATTGTGCTGAAGGATGGCGCGTCTCCGGACCCTTCGGGCCTCGAGAAGTTTTGCCGCAGTCAGCTGGCTGCCTATAAAGTGCCGCGTGAGTACGTGTTCCGTGATTCGCTGCCGAAGACAATGGTAGGCAAGGTGCTGCGCCGCAAGCTGCTGGAGGAGGAAGAGGAAGGCAGAACGGGCTGA
- a CDS encoding PaaI family thioesterase: protein MNHTNANPETKAGQPEFDREAYIEAMTQAAEPTFWGYLGCKLASASSEAVVVTLDAQPHHMNMAGIVHGGVLSSLMDNAMGIAVMLERPGESTVTSNLNVHFVMPARAGILTVTASIVHQTHRSVTTECRITNEKGELVAISTGSFRVK from the coding sequence ATGAATCATACCAATGCCAATCCGGAGACGAAGGCCGGACAGCCGGAATTCGACCGGGAGGCGTACATTGAAGCCATGACCCAAGCGGCGGAGCCCACCTTCTGGGGATATCTCGGCTGCAAGCTTGCGTCTGCCAGCTCGGAGGCGGTTGTTGTGACGCTGGATGCCCAGCCTCATCATATGAATATGGCGGGCATCGTGCATGGCGGCGTACTCTCCTCATTGATGGATAACGCCATGGGCATTGCCGTCATGCTGGAGCGCCCTGGCGAATCAACAGTGACGAGCAATTTGAATGTGCATTTTGTCATGCCAGCCAGAGCAGGTATTCTCACCGTAACGGCAAGCATCGTGCATCAGACGCACCGTTCGGTCACGACGGAATGCAGAATTACGAACGAGAAGGGCGAGCTTGTGGCGATCAGCACAGGATCCTTCCGAGTGAAATAA
- the secG gene encoding preprotein translocase subunit SecG yields MVVFFEVLLVIFSIGLITVVLLQKGKSAGLAGAISGGAEHLFGKTKARGMDLVLQRTTVGLAAGFMILAIVVAMLK; encoded by the coding sequence ATGGTTGTATTTTTTGAAGTGTTGCTTGTTATTTTCTCCATCGGGTTGATTACTGTCGTTCTTCTCCAAAAAGGGAAAAGCGCAGGTCTTGCCGGTGCCATCTCCGGCGGTGCGGAACATCTTTTTGGTAAAACAAAGGCTCGCGGTATGGATCTCGTACTGCAGCGTACAACGGTAGGTCTTGCAGCAGGATTTATGATTTTGGCCATCGTTGTTGCTATGTTGAAATAA